The following nucleotide sequence is from Streptomyces leeuwenhoekii.
ACCCTGAAGGCCCCCGCCCCCGGCGCCACCGGCACCACCGAGGTCACGGCCGACGTCGACGGCGGCGGGCTCAACCGGGTCGTCTTCGCCGCCCAGACCGGTGACGGCGCCTGGCAGACCCTCGGCTCCGCCGACCACGCCCCGTACAAGGTCACCCACACCATCGGCAGGGACGTACCGGCCGGTACCGCGCTGCGCTACAAGGCCGTGGTGATCGACTCCCAGGGGCGCACCGCGAGCGCCACGGCGGCCTCCGTCAGCGGCACCCCGCCCGCCGAGGCGCCGCCCACCGCCTCCGCCCGCGACTACGCGATCGTCCACTACAAGCGCGCCGACGGGAACTACGCCGACTGGGGCCTGTACGCCTGGGGCGACCTCGCCGACGGCGAGGCCACCGAATGGCCCCGCAGCCACCCCTTCACCGGCCGCGACGCCTACGGCGCCTTCGCCTACGTCAAGCTGAAGCCGGGCGCCTCGCACGTCGGCTTCCTCGTCATCGACGAGCAGGGGAACAAGGACGTCTCCGCCGACCGCGCGATCGACGTCACCCGGACCAGTGAGATCTGGATCGAGCAGGGCGAGGAGACCGTCCGCACCGAGCGGCCCGCCGCCGACTACCCGGCGCCGGACACCTCCAAGGCCGTGCTGCACTACCACCGCGCCGACGGCGACTACGACGGCTGGGGCCTGCACGTGTGGGGCGGCGCCGCCGAGCCCACCGACTGGTCGAACCCCCTGAAGCCGGTGAAGACTGACTCCTATGGCGCGGTCTTCGAGGTGCCGCTCACCGAGGGTGCCACCAGTCTCGGCTACATCGTCCACAAGGGCGACCAGAAGGACCTGCCCACCGACCGGTCGCTGGACCTCAAAGCGACGGGCCACGAGGTGTGGCTGGTGAGCGGGGAGGAGAAGTACCTGCTGCCGCAGCCCGCCGGGTCCGCGGCCGCCGTCGACCTGACCACCTCCAAGGCCGTCTGGATCGACCGGGACACCGTCGCCTGGAACGGCCCCGAGGGCGCCGCCTCCACCCAGCTCCGGTACTCCCGCACCGGCTCCATCAAGGCCGAGGACTCCGTGCTGACCAGCACCGACGAGCGGTGGCTGCGGCTGGACAGGACGTCGCTCACCGACGCCCAGAAGGCGAAGTTCCCGCACCTGACGGACTACGCCGCCTTCTCCGTCGACCCGCGCGACCGCGACCGGGTCCGCGAGGCCCTGCGCGGCCAGCTCGTCGCCACCCGCACGGCGGCCGACGGCGCCGTGCTCGCGGCGACCGGCGTGCAGATCGCCGGCGTCCTCGACGACCTCTACGACGCCACCGGGGCGGACCTCGGCCCCACCTTCCGCCACGGCCGCCCCACCCTCGCTGTCTGGGCCCCCACCGCCCGCAGCGTCTCCCTGGAGCTGGACGGTTCGCTCCGGCCGATGCGCCGGGACGACACCACCGGCGTCTGGTCCGTCACCGGCCCGAAGTCCTGGAAGGGCAAGCCGTACCGGTACGTCGTCGAGGTCTGGGCGCCCAGCACCCGCCGGATCGTCACCAACAAGGTCACCGACCCGTACGCGGTCGCCCTCACCGCCGACTCCGAGCGGAGCCTCGTCGTCGACCTCGCCGACAAGTCCCTCGCGCCGAGCGGCTGGACGACGTACGCCAAGCCGAAGGCCGTCCCCCTGCGCGACGCCCAGATCCAGGAACTGCACATCCGCGACTTCTCCGTCGAGGACCGCACGGCGAAGCACCGGGGCACCTACCTCGCCTTCACCGACAAGGACAGCGACGGCTCCAGGCACCTGAGGAAGCTGGCCGAGGCGGGCACCTCGTACGTGCATCTCCTCCCGGCCTTCGACATCGCCACCATCCCCGAGAAGAAGTCCGGCCAGGCCACCGTCGACTGCGACCTGGCCGCCCTGCCCGCCGACTCCGACCAGCAGCAGCAGTGCGTGGCCGAGGCGGCGGCCAAGGACGCCTACAACTGGGGCTACGACCCGTACCACTACACGGTCCCCGAGGGCTCCTACGCCACCGACCCGGACGGCACCGCCCGCACCGTCGAGTTCCGGAAGATGGTCAAGGCGCTCAACGAGGACGGCCTGCGGGTCGTCATGGACGTCGTCTACAACCACACCGCCGCCCACGGCCAGGCGGACACCTCCGTCCTGGACCGGATCGTCCCCGGCTACTACCAGCGGCTGCTGGCCGACGGCTCGGTGGCGAACAGCACCTGCTGCGCCAACACGGCCACCGAGAACGCCATGATGGGCAAGCTGGTCGTCGACTCCGTCGTCACCTGGGCCAAGCAGTACAAGGTCGACGGCTTCCGCTTCGACCTGATGGGCCACCACCCCAAGGCCAACATCCTCGCCGTCCGCGAGGCGCTGGACGCGCTCACCGTCGAGAAGGACGGCGTCGACGGCAAGAAGATCATCCTGTACGGCGAGGGCTGGAACTTCGGCGAGGTCGCCGACGACGCCCGCTTCGAGCAGGCCACCCAGAAGAACATGGCCGGCACCGGCATCGCCACCTTCTCCGACCGGGCCCGCGACGCCGTGCGCGGCGGCGGGCCCTTCGACGCCGACCCCGGCGTCCAGGGCTTCGCCTCCGGTCTGTACACCGACCCCAACCCCTCACCGGCGAACGGCACCCCGGCCGAGCAGAAGGCCCGCCTCCTGCACTACCAGGACCTGATCAAGGTGGGCCTGACCGGCAACCTGGCCGGCTACCGCTTCACCGACACCGGCGGCCGGGAGGTCACCGGCTCCGAGGTCGACTACAACGGCGCCCCGGCCGGCTACGCCGAGGCACCCGGCGACGCCCTCGCCTACGCCGACGCGCACGACAACGAGACCCTGTTCGACGCGCTCGCCTTCAAACTGCCCAAGGACACACCGGCCCAGGACCGGGCCCGTACGCAGGTCCTCGCCATGGCGACCGCCGCCCTCTCGCAGGGCCCGGCCCTCAGCCAGGCCGGCACCGACCTGCTGCGCTCCAAGTCCCTGGACCGCAACTCCTACGACAGCGGCGACTGGTTCAACGCGATCCACTGGGACTGCCGGGACGGCAACGGCTTCGGCCGGGGCCTGCCGATGGCCGCCGACAACGCCGACAAGTGGCCGTACGCCAAGCCCCTGCTCACCACGGTGCGGGTCGGCTGCCCGCAGATCGAGGGCGCCTCGGCGGCCTACCGCGACCTGCTGCGCATCCGGACGAGCGAGAAGGACTTCTCCCTCGCCACCGCCGCACAGGTCCAGTCCCGCCTCTCCTTCCCGCTCTCCGGCCCGGACGAGACGCCCGGCGTGATCACCATGCGCCTCGGTGACCTGGTCGTCGTCTTCAACGCCACCCCGCAGCGGCAGGAGCAGACGGTCGGGGAGCTCGCCGGGACCGGCTACCGGCTGCACCCGGTGCAGGCCGCCGGGGCCGACCCGGTGGTGAAGGAGTCGGCGTACGCCGCGGGGACGGGCACCTTCACCGTTCCGGCGCGGACGGTGGCGGTGTTCTCCCGGATCGGCTGAGCACCGCGGCGCACGGTTAGGGTGAGCCCTGCTGTTCACGAACAGGAGGGCTCATGCCGCAGATCACCGTCGACTACTCCGCCGAGCTGGCGGACGACTTCGACCGGCCCGCGTTCGCGCGGGCCCTGCACACCGCCGTGGTCGACATCGCGGCCGCCAGGCCGCCCGCGTGCAAGACCCAGTTCCGCCGCACCGAGCACACCACGGTCGGCCCGGACACCGAGGGGCACGCCGTCGTGCACGTCACCCTGGGGCTGCTCGCCGGCCGCACCGAGGAGACCAAGGTCCGGCTCACCGAGGCCGTGCTGGAACTGCTGCGGCAGTACGTCAAGCCGGCCGGCGGCCTCGCCCTGCACGCCTCCGCCGAGGTGCGCGAACTCGACCCGTCCTACCGCAAGTACGAGCAGGAAGCCTAGGCCCTGTCCGACCGGGCCTTAAGGGGTGTCCGCCTGGAACCCCCGGGGGACCAGCGTGGCGAGCCGGGCGGCCAGCTCCCGGAAGGGGCCGTCGGCCGGCTCGTCCGCCAGGGTGCGGCGCAGCAGCGTGCCCATCTCCTCGTCGTGGGCGGCGCTCACCGCCAGCAGCGCGGCGAAGTCCTGCACGAGCTGGGTCTGGAGCTCCGCGCGCGGGACGCGCCGGCCGTCCAGCCAGATCAGCGCCGTCGACTCGGCCAGCGAGATCCATGTGCGGACGACCAGTTCCAGGCGCGCGGGCGGATCCGGCACCCCCAGGTGCGACAGGATCTGGTCGTACGCGGCCTGCCGGACGGAGTCGATGAGCGCGCACGTCGCCGAGGCGGTGCTCATGGAGCAGGTGCCGCCCGCGGGGACCGCCGGGCCGCCGCGCATCAGCGCCGAGAACCCGGGGCCGTGCTCGTCGACGAAGTCGAAGAAGCGGCCCATCACGCGCAGCAACCGCGCCCCCAGCGGCCCGTCCTGCGGTTCCGCGAACCGGGCGGCCAGATCCTCCGCCGCCCGCTTCAACGCCGCCTCGTAGAGGCTGAGTTTGCCGGGGAAGTAGTGGTAGACGAGCGGGCGGGAGATGCCCGCGGCGGAGGCTATCTCGTCGATGGAGACCTCGTCGGGCGAGCGGCGGCTGAACAGTTCGAGAGCGACGCCGATCAACTGCTGCCGCCGCTCCTCGACGCCCATGCGGCGGCGTGCCCCGGTAGTCATACGAACACTTTACCGATCGATTCCGGCCGCGGAACGGGCAGATCCGGCAGCGGCGTTCACCTGTCCGGCAGCGGCCGCTCACCCGGGCCCATGTGCGGGGACGGGCATCGCGCCCCCCGCCGGGCGGCGCCTCGCCAGGGTGACCGGCCCTTTTCTTGCAGTCGCCGGGGCGGTGGCCCCCGTGCCGCGGGGGCCCGCCGTCACCGCAGCGCGGTGATCTGCCGCCCGTCCTCCAGGGTGCCCTTCAGCTTCGCCCGCGCCCCCTGCTTCGCCCGTGCCGTCAGCAGGTTGCCGTCCGCGGAGGCGCGGATCCCGCCCGTCGCCCGCACCGACTCCGTGTCGCCGCTCCCGGCGGCCAGCAGATACCAGTCGCCCTCCTCCGACTTCCACAGCACCCCGGCCAGCACATGCGGGTCGCGCGCCCCGCACGCCGTCACGTCCGCGCCGCCGGCCGCCACGGCGCCGTGCCGGCCGCCCGGCGCGCGGAACTGGGCCAGCGCCCGGGCCCCGCGCCCCCGCCACGTCTCGGCCCGGGTGCACACCCACGCGGCCGATCCGCTGTCGTCGGGCAGCGACTGCTCGGCGAACTCCCAGGCGTTCACCGACCGCACGCCCTGCCCGCGCACCGCGCCGAGCGAGCAGGCGTACGGCGCCCAGGTGCGCAGCGCCTTGGCACCGGACGCCTCCCGGACCGATCCGGGCCGCCCGGTGGTGAGGCGGGCGGGCACCAGTTCCCCGAGGTCGGTCATCAGACGCGTGGTGGAACCGTCGGTCAGTTGGAGCACGTTCCACGCCGGGCACCCGCCGTCGTGCCGGACGGGGCTGGACAGCGGCGAGGTCACCCCGCCGGTCAGGGTCAGCTCCATCGCGCCGGAGCCCGGTTCGGCCAGATCCCGCTCGGCGGCCTCGGTCACCCAGGGAGCGGTCAGATAACGGACGTTGCCGTCGGACCGGTCGAGGACCACCGCGCCCGACTCGGCCCGGCGCGCGTTGTCCGCCCGCGCGAGGTCCAGGGCCGCGCCCCGCGTGCCGTCCCGCGGCTCGGCGTACCGGGCCAGGCGCAGACCGTCGTAGAGGATCACCACGCGCGCGTTGTCGACGTTCCCCGCGTACAGCAGGTGCGGGGGGCCGGGCGGGCCGCCGGTGGGGGTGCCCGGCGTCGCCGAGACGCGCACGGCCTCGCCGGGGCGGGCCCAGACGGCGAGGGCGCGGCGCAGCAGGGCCCGGTCACCGGTGAGGCCGCCGCGGGCCGGCCACACGGAGAAGTCGGTGCGGGGCGAGGTCCGCCAGGCGTCGGGCGAGATCCTGATCAGTTGCGCGGGGTCGAGAGCGGTCTGGGCCGCCGCGTTGCGCGCGTAGGGCGGGGCGGCGGGCCCGTCGGGGCCCCAGCCGGCGCCGGGCAGGGCGACCAGCACCCCGCACACGACCAGGGCCGCGCCCGCGACCAGCGCGGCCTTCCCGTGCTGCCGGCGCCGCATCAGATCGGTCGGCCGGGCCACCAGCGAGCAGGGGTCGAACTCGGGGGAGTCCAGCAGGGCGTACTGCCCGCGGACGGTGTCGGCCTCGCCCAGCGCGGCGTCCACGTCGGTGACGCCCGCGGCGGCGAGCACCTCGCGCACATCGCCGTCGGGCAGCTTCTCCAGGCCGCGCAGCGCGTACGCGGCCCGGCCGGGCCCGGACAGGGCGGACAGCCGCTGGTCCAGGCCCAGCTCGTCGGCACCGCCGGAGCGGGGGAACAGCTTCAGGCCCCACACCTGAGGCAGCAATGGCGGCAGCGGGGGCCGGCCGAGCCGCAGCCGGCGCCTGAGCGGCAGGCCCGCCCCCAGCGCCGCGCGCAGCACCCGCAGCCGGAGGCAGGCGTAGCCCGGGTCGACCTCGCGCCCGCCCGGCTGCGACGGGATGACGGGCGCCTCGGTGCGGCTGCGGGGCAGCGCCCGCTGGGTGAGGGCGTGCGCGGTCAGGACGCGGCGGCTGCGGCCGAGGCCCGGCGGCAGCACCAGATAGGCGAGCCGGGCCAGCCGCGGGTAGTGCTCGACGAGCGCGGCCTCGGCCTGTTCGACGTCGACGACCGGAAAGACGGCGGACGGTGCGGGGCGCGGGGCGACATCCTGTGGCTGCACGCCCAGCAGAACGAGCGACGCGTCCGTTGGTCACCGGGCGGCGGGGCGCCCCGCCGCCGGCCCTGGCTCCACGAGCAGCCGGGCGTAGTTCGCCATCGACCTCTGGTAGCGCGGCAGGTGGCCGGCGAGGGCACCCAGCACCAGGGACAGTCCCTCGCGGTCGCGGCCGAGGCTGGACAGGCACAGGGCGAGCGTGGCCCGCACGGCGTCGTCCAGCTCGTCGGACGGGGCGTGGAGTTCGGGCGTGAGCAGCTCGACGCCCTCCTGCGGACGCCCCACGTTCCGCAGCGAGCTGGCGAGCTGGATCCTGGCCCGGCGGCCCTTGTAGCGGCTGACGTCGCTCAGCCCGTGGTCCAGCGCCCGGCGGTACAGGGGGACGGCCTGGTCCGGGTGGCCCGTCGAGTCCCAGGCGCAGGCCCGCTCGAACAGGCCGAGCGGGCTGTCGGGCGGCAGTTCGCCGGCCAGGGCGTCGATCACCGCGCGGAACTCGGCCGCGCGCTCCTCGCCGTAGGTGTCGAAGGCGGCCCAGGCGGTGGCCACGCGGTCTTCCCAGCTCTGGTCGGCATGCTCGCTCACCGGGACACCCTCGCACGGACGGCCGCGCCCGGGCACCCGTATTACGCCCGTGTGCGGTGCGGTGCGGCACGGTGCCGGTGAGCGGCCATGGTGCCCGGCCGCGCTCAGGCGCCGGTGGAGCGGGCCCGCGCCCCGTCGTGCGGATCCCGTTCGATGCGGCGCAGCTCGGCCGCGGAGGTGCCGACGGCGTCCCGCCGGGTCTCGGCCGGCACCCGCACCCGCTCGGCCGGTTCCCCCTGCCGCGAGCCGAGCACGGCCCGGGTGAGCAGGAAGTGACCGTGCAGCAGACGAGGGGCGAGGAGGACGCCGGGGACGAGCAGCGCGGCGGCCGGGGCGGCGGCGTACAGCGCCGTCGCCCGGCCGGTCACCGGCACGAACCCGTACCAGTACGTGCCGTCCCCGGCGTCGGTGAGGACCCGCCACAGACCCGCCGCGATCGCGAATCCCTCCAGGGCGTGGAAGAGCAGCGCCGCCGGCAGCAGGGCACTGACGAACCCGGCGGTCGCGTCCACCAGCAGCCGGCCCATGTCGCGCCAGGTCGCCGGATCGCGGAGCAGCCCGACGGTGCGCGCCCAGGGGTTGGCGTCCGGCGGCAGCGGCCGGTACGCCCGCGGGATCCGCACCCCGCCCCACCGGGCGGCCAGCAGCCGCCTGCGGTCCGCGAACGCCCGCACCCCCGTCAGCACCCACGGCGTGGTCACGATGCCGGCCCCGGCCGGGATCAGCGCGATCGGCACCGCGGACGGGGTGAGGCACAGCACCGCGCCCGGCAGGGAGATCAGCGCCAGCGCGAGCCCCCGTCCGGCCGCCGTCGCCGTCGCTCGTGTCCGTGGCACCTCGGCCGGTCGCCCCGTGCCGGGCCGTGTCTGCGTGGCCATGGCGTCAGTCTCGTCCCGCGGCGGGTCCGGGTCACTGGGCCGGACCCCCGGGCCGGGGGGGTCAGCCACACCCCCCGGCGGCGAGCACCTCGGCCTCCGTCCCGGGGGCGAGCCCGACCGGCGGGCGGTCCGGGCGCCGGGGCGCCGTGCCGCCGATGCCCTCCAGCCAGTCCCGGGTGGCGGCGACGGTCTCGGCGACGGGGCGGCAGCGCAGACCGGTGGCCAGGGCACGGGAGACGTCCGCGCGGTACACCTCGTCGTGCAGGACGCTGCCCGGAGGCACCCACACCGGCAGCTGCGTCCACGGCTCGACACCGGCCGCGAGGACCGTCTCGGGCGGCGTCCAGCACAGCTCGGCGGCCCCGCCCGTGACCCGTACGCACTCCCGCAGGAGTTCCTCCATCGTGGCGTGCCCCTGCGGCCCGGTCACGTTGCAGGGGCCGCCCAGCCCGCGCGCCACGGCTCCCAGCAGCCACTCGGCGAGGTCGCGTACGTCGATGAACTGCAGCGGCAGGTCCCGCGGGCCCGGGGCGAGCATCGGGCCGCCGCGCGCCGCCCGGGCCAGCCACCACGGCAGCCGGCCCACGTTCTCGTACGGCCCGAGGATCAGCCCGGCCCGCACCAGCAGCGAGGCGTCCTCGCCGAAGGCGTCAAGGACGGCCAGTTCCCCGCCCCGCTTGTCCCGGGCGTAGCCGCTCGGCCCGGCGTCGGGCGAGGCGCCCGCCACCAGCGGGGCGTCCTCGGTGTACCCGGGGGCCGGCGGCCAGGCGTACACCGAGCAACTGGAGACGTACACGTACCGCCCGGCGCGGCCCCGCAGCAGCCGCGCCGCGTCCCGCACCGCGCCGGGCGCCGCCGACCAGGTGTCGACGACGGCGTCCCAGGTGCCCTCGGCGAGGGCGGCGAGCCCTCCGGGGGCGGTGCGGTCGCCGTGCAGCGACCGCGCGCCGGGCGGGGCGGGGTGCCGCCCCCGGTGGAAGACGGTCACGTCCCAGCCGCGCCGCAGCGCGGCCTCCACGACGGCGCGGCCCACGAACTCGGTGCCGCCCAGTGTCAGCAGTCTCATGGCGCTGATCCTGACGGGCGCGGCTCCCGGGGGGAACGGCCGTCTGCCGACGGCAGAGGCCGTGTCAGCGTCCCGACGGCGGCACGTACTTGTACCCGACGCGCCGCACGGTCTGGATCACGCCCCGGTGCTCGGCGCCCATCTTGCGGCGCAGACGGGCGATGTGGACGTCGACGGTGCGTCCGTCGCCCACGTGGCCGTACCCCCACACGGTGGTGACGAGCTGGTCCCGCGTGTGCACCCGGTGCGGGTGGGCGACGAGATGGGCGAGCAGCTCGAATTCAAGAAACGTCAGGTCCAGTTGCCTGCCCGCGACCGCGGCGACGCGGCGCACGGTGTCGACTGCGATCAGCGCGTCCCCGCCGGACCCGGGCGCGGCCGGCGGTGCCGGTTCCGGCACCGCCACCGGGAACGGTGGCTGCTGGTCGGCGGGGACCAGCACCAGATAGCCGACCATCGGCGGCTGACCCGGCAGCGCGGGCAGGGTGTGCGGGGGCGCGGGCAGCCAGGTGGCGCCGGGCGGCAGGAGGTCGGTGACGGTGACGGCCTCGTCCGGGCCGACGGAGCGCAGCCGGTGCCGCGGGCCGCTCGCGGCGGGGGCGGACGGAGAAGCCGGGGAGGTGAGCGTGGCGGTGGTCAGGGAACGGGTGGTCGCCATGAGAGGTCAGCTCTTTCGCGCGAGGGGTTCGTCGGAGAGCTCGGCGGGCGCCGGATCGTGCCGGGCAGGCCGAGGGAGGGACGTACGCGGTGCGCGCGGACCGAAAGCCGTGGTGCGGCGGGTGCCGGGTGTACGGCTGTCAGAGGGCCGGCGCGTTCGTCGCGCGGCAACACACCCGGTCGAAGTCGTGGTGCTGACGGGAAGGCCAGAAGGGCTCGAGGTCGTGGCGACCCGGCGTGCTGAGCTTCTGGAGGCTGGCCATGGACCCATTGAAGCAGACCCCGGGGCCCCGCAGGACCCTCCCTCTCACTGCGTGGACGCCCGCCTGTCCGGAAACCGACCTTCCACGCGCGCGAGGGGCGCCCACCTCGACGGTGGGCGCCCCTCGCGCGGAAGCGGAACGGATCAGACCTGGCCGGCCTTCTCCAGCGCCGTGCAGCAGGTGTCGACGAGCAGCCGGGTCACCACGTACGGGTCGACGTTGGCGTTGGGACGGCGGTCCTCGATGTAGCCCTTGCCGTCCTTCTCGACCTGCCACGGGATGCGGACCGAGGCACCTCGGTCGGAGACGCCGTAGGAGTACTGGTCCCACGGGGCGGTCTCGTGCAGACCCGTCAGACGGTCGTCGATGCCGGCGCCGTAGTTCTTGACGTGATCCAGCGGCTTGGAGCCCTCGCCGAGCGCCTCGCACGCGGTGATGATCGCGTCGTAGCCCTCGCGCATGGCCTTGGTGGAGAAGTTGGTGTGCGCGCCGGCGCCGTTCCAGTCGCCCTTGACCGGCTTGGGGTCGAGGGTGGCGGCGATGCCGAAGTCCTCGGCGGTGCGGTAGAGCAGCCAGCGGGCCACCCAGAGCTGGTCGGCGACGACCAGCGGGGCGAGGGGGCCGACCTGGAACTCCCACTGGCCCGGCATGACCTCGGCGTTGATGCCGGAGATGCCCAGGCCCGCCTTCAGGCAGTTGTCGAGGTGGGCCTCGACCACGTCACGGCCGAAGATCTCGTCGGAGCCGACACCGCAGTAGTAACCGCCCTGCGGGGCCGGGAAGCCGCCCTTGGGGAAGCCCAGCGGGTAGCCGTCCTTGAAGAAGGTGTACTCCTGCTCGATGCCGAAGATCGGCTCCTGGGCGGCGAACCGCTCGGCGACCTCGGCCAGCGCGGCGCGGGTGTTGGTGGGGTGCGGGGTCAGGTCCGTGTCGAGGACCTCGCACAGCACCAGTACGTCGTCGCCGCCGCGGATCGGGTCGGGGCAGGAGAAGACCGGCTTCAGCACGCAGTCCGAGGAGCTGCCCTCGGCCTGGTTGGTGGAGGACCCGTCGAAGCCCCAGAGCGGCAGCGTGTCCGGACCGGCGGGGGCGCCCTCGATGATCTTCGTCTTGGAACGAAGCTTGGCGGTGGGCGCGGTGCCGTCGATCCAGATGTACTCGGCCTTGAAGGTCACGGGTGCCACTTCCTTCGGGTGGGTCTTGGCGCACTCGCGGATGCTGCGGCGCTGCGGCACCGGGGCGCCGCCTCAACTGCACGGCAGCCTGTCAACAGGGGGTTTCCCGGTCATTGCCCATATGTGAACCCCTTGTTACCTGGCGTTGGTGTGGCCCACCTCACCGCGTGAGGACGGCGCGCCCGGCGCCGGGCCGGGGCGGCCGCCGCAGCGCGGGGGAGCGCGTGCCCGGCCCGGCCGGTCGTATGCGAGGCGGGAGAGCGCGGCAGGCGGCGGGGCGGGACGGCGCCCGGCACGCGGCCCCGGCCGCCGCCCGTGCCGTGTGTCCTTCCCCGGCTCCCGCCGCCCGTCAGCGGGACAGCGCCTCGCGCACCGCCTCGTCGGTGCGGGCGACGAGCGCCGTGCCGTCGTCCGCCGTGATGATCGGGCGCTGGATCAGCTTCGGGTGCTCGGCGAGGGCCGTGATCCAGCGGTCGCGTGACGCCTCGTCACGGGGCCAGTCCTTCAGGCCCAGTTCCTTCGCGGCGGCTTCCTGGGTGCGGGTGATCTCCCACGGTTCGAGACCCAGCCGGGACAGGACGTCACGGATCTCGTCCTCGCCCGGGACGTCCTCCAGGTAGCGGCGGACGGTGTAGTCGGCGCCCTCGGCGTCGAGCAGGGTGAGCGCGCTGCGGCACTTGGAACAGGCCGGGTTGATCCAGATCTCCATGGGCCCACGGTACGCCGCGGGGGCGCGCAGAACCCGTTCGCCCCTCCCGTCACCGCACCCCCGAAAGCCCTTGTGGCCAGGGGCGATTGTCAGTGCCGGGCCGTAAAATTGAAGCAGTGTTCGAGGGTG
It contains:
- a CDS encoding winged helix-turn-helix domain-containing protein encodes the protein MATTRSLTTATLTSPASPSAPAASGPRHRLRSVGPDEAVTVTDLLPPGATWLPAPPHTLPALPGQPPMVGYLVLVPADQQPPFPVAVPEPAPPAAPGSGGDALIAVDTVRRVAAVAGRQLDLTFLEFELLAHLVAHPHRVHTRDQLVTTVWGYGHVGDGRTVDVHIARLRRKMGAEHRGVIQTVRRVGYKYVPPSGR
- the pulA gene encoding pullulanase-type alpha-1,6-glucosidase; this encodes MIPRRPARGTRRTATAPRVAAVTAAALAATLLSPLSARADAPPPPPSDARLAQTAARHDLTREQFYFVLPDRFANGETRNDKGGLTGSRLTTGFDPTDKGFYQGGDLKGLTKRLDYIKELGTTALWMAPIFKNQPVQGTGVDASAGYHGYWITDFTQVDPHFGTNEDLETLIDKAHAKGMKVFFDVITNHTADVVDYEEKSYDYLAKGAFPYLTKDGEPFDDADYAEGSRTFPEVSAGSFPRTPVVPAAKKNLKVPSWLNDPAMYHNRGDSTWAGESATYGDFNGLDDLWTERPEVVRGMEKIYQRWVRDFDIDGFRIDTVKHVNMEFWTQWATALDAYAAKKGRDDFFMFGEVYSADTGVTAPYVTQGRLDSTLDFPFQDAARAYASQGGSARKLASVFGDDWKYTTDKANAYEQVTFLGNHDMGRIGAFLKQDDPDATDAELLKKAKLANELMFLSRGNPVIYYGDEQGFTGAGGDKDARQPLFASRTADYLDDDQLGTDRTHAEDAYDTRAPLYRQISALAQLRKAHPALADGVQTERHADDGPGVYAFSRTDAKTGTEYVVALNNAETARTATFATGSANMTFRGLHGTDATARTDAGRKITVTVPAGSAIVLKATGRPGKPATGATITLKAPAPGATGTTEVTADVDGGGLNRVVFAAQTGDGAWQTLGSADHAPYKVTHTIGRDVPAGTALRYKAVVIDSQGRTASATAASVSGTPPAEAPPTASARDYAIVHYKRADGNYADWGLYAWGDLADGEATEWPRSHPFTGRDAYGAFAYVKLKPGASHVGFLVIDEQGNKDVSADRAIDVTRTSEIWIEQGEETVRTERPAADYPAPDTSKAVLHYHRADGDYDGWGLHVWGGAAEPTDWSNPLKPVKTDSYGAVFEVPLTEGATSLGYIVHKGDQKDLPTDRSLDLKATGHEVWLVSGEEKYLLPQPAGSAAAVDLTTSKAVWIDRDTVAWNGPEGAASTQLRYSRTGSIKAEDSVLTSTDERWLRLDRTSLTDAQKAKFPHLTDYAAFSVDPRDRDRVREALRGQLVATRTAADGAVLAATGVQIAGVLDDLYDATGADLGPTFRHGRPTLAVWAPTARSVSLELDGSLRPMRRDDTTGVWSVTGPKSWKGKPYRYVVEVWAPSTRRIVTNKVTDPYAVALTADSERSLVVDLADKSLAPSGWTTYAKPKAVPLRDAQIQELHIRDFSVEDRTAKHRGTYLAFTDKDSDGSRHLRKLAEAGTSYVHLLPAFDIATIPEKKSGQATVDCDLAALPADSDQQQQCVAEAAAKDAYNWGYDPYHYTVPEGSYATDPDGTARTVEFRKMVKALNEDGLRVVMDVVYNHTAAHGQADTSVLDRIVPGYYQRLLADGSVANSTCCANTATENAMMGKLVVDSVVTWAKQYKVDGFRFDLMGHHPKANILAVREALDALTVEKDGVDGKKIILYGEGWNFGEVADDARFEQATQKNMAGTGIATFSDRARDAVRGGGPFDADPGVQGFASGLYTDPNPSPANGTPAEQKARLLHYQDLIKVGLTGNLAGYRFTDTGGREVTGSEVDYNGAPAGYAEAPGDALAYADAHDNETLFDALAFKLPKDTPAQDRARTQVLAMATAALSQGPALSQAGTDLLRSKSLDRNSYDSGDWFNAIHWDCRDGNGFGRGLPMAADNADKWPYAKPLLTTVRVGCPQIEGASAAYRDLLRIRTSEKDFSLATAAQVQSRLSFPLSGPDETPGVITMRLGDLVVVFNATPQRQEQTVGELAGTGYRLHPVQAAGADPVVKESAYAAGTGTFTVPARTVAVFSRIG
- a CDS encoding TetR/AcrR family transcriptional regulator; this translates as MTTGARRRMGVEERRQQLIGVALELFSRRSPDEVSIDEIASAAGISRPLVYHYFPGKLSLYEAALKRAAEDLAARFAEPQDGPLGARLLRVMGRFFDFVDEHGPGFSALMRGGPAVPAGGTCSMSTASATCALIDSVRQAAYDQILSHLGVPDPPARLELVVRTWISLAESTALIWLDGRRVPRAELQTQLVQDFAALLAVSAAHDEEMGTLLRRTLADEPADGPFRELAARLATLVPRGFQADTP
- a CDS encoding tetratricopeptide repeat protein, with the translated sequence MSEHADQSWEDRVATAWAAFDTYGEERAAEFRAVIDALAGELPPDSPLGLFERACAWDSTGHPDQAVPLYRRALDHGLSDVSRYKGRRARIQLASSLRNVGRPQEGVELLTPELHAPSDELDDAVRATLALCLSSLGRDREGLSLVLGALAGHLPRYQRSMANYARLLVEPGPAAGRPAAR
- a CDS encoding SDR family oxidoreductase; this encodes MRLLTLGGTEFVGRAVVEAALRRGWDVTVFHRGRHPAPPGARSLHGDRTAPGGLAALAEGTWDAVVDTWSAAPGAVRDAARLLRGRAGRYVYVSSCSVYAWPPAPGYTEDAPLVAGASPDAGPSGYARDKRGGELAVLDAFGEDASLLVRAGLILGPYENVGRLPWWLARAARGGPMLAPGPRDLPLQFIDVRDLAEWLLGAVARGLGGPCNVTGPQGHATMEELLRECVRVTGGAAELCWTPPETVLAAGVEPWTQLPVWVPPGSVLHDEVYRADVSRALATGLRCRPVAETVAATRDWLEGIGGTAPRRPDRPPVGLAPGTEAEVLAAGGCG
- a CDS encoding 5-carboxymethyl-2-hydroxymuconate Delta-isomerase, which codes for MPQITVDYSAELADDFDRPAFARALHTAVVDIAAARPPACKTQFRRTEHTTVGPDTEGHAVVHVTLGLLAGRTEETKVRLTEAVLELLRQYVKPAGGLALHASAEVRELDPSYRKYEQEA
- the glnII gene encoding glutamine synthetase, translating into MTFKAEYIWIDGTAPTAKLRSKTKIIEGAPAGPDTLPLWGFDGSSTNQAEGSSSDCVLKPVFSCPDPIRGGDDVLVLCEVLDTDLTPHPTNTRAALAEVAERFAAQEPIFGIEQEYTFFKDGYPLGFPKGGFPAPQGGYYCGVGSDEIFGRDVVEAHLDNCLKAGLGISGINAEVMPGQWEFQVGPLAPLVVADQLWVARWLLYRTAEDFGIAATLDPKPVKGDWNGAGAHTNFSTKAMREGYDAIITACEALGEGSKPLDHVKNYGAGIDDRLTGLHETAPWDQYSYGVSDRGASVRIPWQVEKDGKGYIEDRRPNANVDPYVVTRLLVDTCCTALEKAGQV